From a region of the Brevibacterium siliguriense genome:
- a CDS encoding SixA phosphatase family protein, which translates to MPVLILARHAKAEAHGPTDFERSLDAKGLAQAVEAGAEIAERWSPDVVIASAARRTVQTGQAVVEAVNRAHGGTLDEPGDLTLREDPSLYSGSVDDWLDAINSIPADAQCAYIVGHQPTVSEMVGHLNPEGGVPDAFRPSSIAVFDLESWDVKPGAYPAPQIRVFHGV; encoded by the coding sequence ATGCCTGTGCTCATCCTCGCCCGCCATGCGAAGGCGGAAGCGCACGGTCCGACCGACTTCGAGCGGTCCCTGGACGCGAAGGGTCTGGCTCAAGCGGTCGAAGCCGGAGCTGAGATAGCCGAGCGGTGGTCACCCGATGTGGTCATCGCCTCGGCGGCCCGGCGCACCGTGCAGACCGGGCAGGCCGTCGTCGAAGCAGTCAACCGCGCTCATGGAGGAACCCTCGATGAACCGGGTGACCTGACCCTGCGCGAGGATCCCTCGCTGTACTCCGGGTCCGTCGACGACTGGCTGGATGCGATCAACTCGATCCCTGCGGATGCGCAGTGCGCGTACATCGTCGGCCACCAGCCGACCGTCTCCGAGATGGTCGGCCACCTCAACCCGGAAGGTGGGGTTCCCGACGCGTTCCGTCCTTCCTCGATCGCGGTCTTCGACCTCGAGAGCTGGGACGTGAAGCCGGGCGCATACCCGGCTCCGCAGATCCGGGTCTTCCACGGGGTCTGA
- the serB gene encoding phosphoserine phosphatase SerB has translation MNETPQANASQNPVQLLVMDVDSTFINEEVIDLIAAHAGVGDQVANITERAMAGELDFAESLAERVALLTGLPETVLDEVRAQITITEGAADLVTAVHSSGGQVALVSGGFTAIIAPVAARLGITEVFANGLEVDDGKLTGRTNGRVIDPSAKAEIFEDLLAAGGYDRAASVAVGDGANDIGMIEAAGLGIAFCAKPALVAAADASVETRDLRAVIDLVAAQTDGSH, from the coding sequence GTGAATGAGACGCCCCAGGCCAACGCCTCCCAGAACCCCGTCCAGCTGCTCGTCATGGACGTCGATTCGACGTTCATCAACGAAGAGGTCATCGATCTCATCGCCGCCCACGCCGGAGTCGGTGATCAGGTCGCGAACATCACCGAACGCGCCATGGCAGGCGAACTCGACTTCGCCGAATCCCTGGCCGAACGAGTCGCCCTGCTGACCGGTCTGCCGGAGACCGTGCTCGATGAGGTGCGTGCACAGATCACCATCACCGAGGGGGCCGCGGACTTGGTCACGGCCGTGCACTCCTCCGGTGGCCAGGTCGCACTCGTCTCGGGCGGCTTCACCGCCATCATCGCTCCCGTGGCCGCACGGTTGGGCATCACCGAAGTCTTCGCAAACGGACTCGAAGTCGATGACGGGAAACTCACCGGGCGGACGAACGGCCGCGTCATCGATCCGAGCGCCAAGGCCGAGATCTTCGAGGATCTGCTGGCCGCCGGCGGGTACGATCGTGCCGCCTCGGTGGCGGTCGGGGACGGTGCCAACGACATCGGCATGATAGAAGCCGCCGGTCTCGGAATCGCCTTCTGCGCGAAACCGGCTCTCGTCGCAGCAGCCGATGCGTCCGTGGAGACCCGGGACCTGCGTGCCGTGATCGACCTCGTGGCTGCCCAGACAGACGGGTCTCACTGA
- a CDS encoding ABC transporter ATP-binding protein: protein MSEVLNLDSVSVRRGSNFLLDDFSLTVAEGEHWAVLGPNGAGKTTLLELAAGRMHPTTGTVNILEEQLGRVDVFELRPRIGYASTILANRIPSSEAVLDTVLTAAYGVTGRWVEEYEQDDIERAHDLLAAFRITHLADRTFGTLSEGERKRVQIARALMTDPELLLLDEPASGLDFGGREELLGALSEILSSKWAPATIMVTHHVEEIPAGITHVLLLSEGTDLAAGPIEETLTAENLAATFGIDVKLTRDGQRYHARSAL from the coding sequence ATGAGTGAAGTCCTGAATCTGGATTCTGTGTCCGTGCGCCGAGGGAGCAATTTCCTCCTCGACGATTTTTCGCTGACCGTCGCCGAAGGCGAGCACTGGGCGGTGCTCGGACCCAACGGTGCGGGCAAGACGACCCTGCTCGAACTGGCGGCCGGTCGCATGCATCCGACTACAGGTACGGTCAACATCCTCGAGGAGCAGCTCGGGCGCGTCGACGTGTTCGAGCTGCGTCCGCGCATCGGCTATGCGTCGACGATTCTGGCCAACCGGATTCCGAGCTCCGAAGCGGTCCTCGACACCGTGCTGACCGCCGCGTACGGCGTCACCGGACGCTGGGTGGAGGAGTACGAGCAGGACGACATCGAACGCGCCCACGATCTGCTGGCCGCGTTCCGCATCACGCATCTGGCCGATCGCACCTTCGGGACACTGTCCGAGGGCGAGCGTAAGCGTGTGCAGATCGCGCGTGCACTCATGACCGACCCGGAGCTGCTGCTCCTCGACGAGCCGGCCTCCGGACTCGACTTCGGCGGGCGTGAGGAGCTGCTCGGAGCGCTTTCGGAGATCCTGTCGTCGAAGTGGGCACCGGCTACGATCATGGTCACTCATCACGTCGAGGAGATACCGGCGGGCATCACGCATGTGCTGCTGCTGTCGGAGGGCACTGATCTGGCCGCCGGTCCGATCGAAGAGACCCTGACGGCGGAGAATCTCGCTGCCACCTTCGGCATCGACGTCAAGCTCACCCGCGACGGTCAGCGCTACCACGCACGTTCCGCTCTCTGA
- a CDS encoding sulfite exporter TauE/SafE family protein produces MEFLANLSLEPWQIGLVIVAGIAAGGINAVVGSGTLITFPALVAFGVPPVVSTMSNAVGLIPGNIASSFGYREELRGQWKRILGFVPASLLGSLTGAYLLLHLPEDAFETIVPVLLVVALIMVVGQPYLSRYLKHRSLRRAEAAGVEHRAASVGDRLSTGRYIAVLIVVFLTAIYGGYFAAAQGIILIALLGLLLPDDLQRLNGLKNILVLVVNTVSASTYIIVGHDRINWIAVICIAIGSLIGGYFGARIGRKFSPVLLRAVIVALGLVAIWRILTL; encoded by the coding sequence ATGGAGTTTCTGGCGAACCTGAGCCTCGAACCGTGGCAGATCGGCCTCGTCATCGTCGCCGGAATCGCGGCAGGCGGCATCAACGCCGTCGTAGGCTCCGGAACGCTCATCACCTTCCCGGCGCTTGTCGCCTTCGGAGTGCCGCCGGTGGTGTCGACGATGAGCAACGCGGTCGGTCTCATCCCCGGCAACATCGCCTCCTCATTCGGGTACCGCGAAGAGCTGCGTGGTCAGTGGAAACGGATCCTCGGGTTCGTTCCCGCCTCTCTGCTCGGGTCGCTGACCGGGGCGTATCTGCTGCTGCACCTGCCCGAGGACGCCTTCGAGACAATCGTGCCTGTCCTCCTCGTCGTGGCTCTGATCATGGTCGTGGGTCAGCCGTATCTCTCGCGGTACCTGAAGCACCGGTCCCTGCGCCGAGCCGAGGCCGCCGGCGTCGAACATCGGGCCGCCTCGGTGGGAGATCGGCTGTCGACAGGTCGGTACATCGCCGTGCTCATCGTCGTCTTCCTCACCGCGATCTACGGCGGCTACTTCGCCGCGGCCCAGGGCATCATCCTCATCGCCTTGCTCGGCCTGCTGCTGCCCGATGATCTGCAGCGGCTCAACGGGCTGAAGAACATCCTCGTCCTCGTCGTCAACACGGTCTCGGCGAGCACGTACATCATCGTCGGTCACGACCGGATCAACTGGATCGCCGTGATCTGCATCGCCATCGGCTCCCTCATCGGCGGGTACTTCGGCGCCCGTATCGGCCGGAAGTTCTCGCCGGTGCTGCTGCGGGCCGTCATCGTCGCCCTCGGCCTCGTCGCGATCTGGAGGATCCTCACACTGTGA
- a CDS encoding TrmH family RNA methyltransferase codes for MNTPAKAPLTRQQVIDRSDELGIAVERLRFFDEADLSAGSVGPGNSGAGSDDGLQERLEGMRDYTQLTDVALRRVREPAEGLFIAESSKIIRRAHAAGLSPRSFLTSPKWLFDLADIISESEVPIFIGTDAAVETLTGFHLHRGALAAMGRPVLDPVAALVEDSRRIVVIEDIVDHTNVGAIFRSAAAFGADAVLVTPRCADPLYRRSIRVSMGTVFQVPWTRIESWPGGIAELQKAGFHVAALALDDDSVSLREFASTAPERTAVVFGTEGDGLKRSTIAACDSTVMIPMSGGVDSLNVAAASAVTCFALQEG; via the coding sequence GTGAACACTCCGGCAAAGGCACCCCTGACCCGTCAGCAGGTCATCGACCGGTCGGATGAACTCGGGATCGCCGTCGAGCGTCTGCGCTTCTTCGACGAAGCGGATCTGTCTGCCGGCAGCGTGGGACCCGGGAACTCTGGGGCCGGTTCGGATGACGGGCTGCAGGAGCGGCTCGAAGGAATGCGCGACTACACGCAGCTGACCGACGTCGCCCTTCGCCGCGTGCGTGAACCCGCCGAAGGCCTGTTCATCGCCGAATCCTCGAAGATCATCCGCCGCGCTCACGCCGCCGGTCTGTCACCTCGATCGTTCCTGACCAGCCCGAAATGGCTGTTCGACTTGGCCGACATCATTTCTGAGAGCGAGGTGCCGATCTTCATCGGCACTGATGCTGCCGTCGAAACACTGACCGGATTCCACCTCCACCGAGGCGCTCTGGCCGCGATGGGCCGCCCCGTCCTGGACCCGGTCGCCGCCTTGGTCGAGGACTCCCGGCGCATCGTCGTCATCGAAGACATCGTCGACCATACGAACGTCGGCGCGATCTTCCGTTCCGCGGCCGCGTTCGGCGCCGACGCCGTGCTCGTCACCCCGCGCTGCGCCGATCCGCTCTACCGCCGCTCGATCCGCGTGTCGATGGGCACGGTCTTCCAAGTGCCGTGGACTCGCATCGAGTCCTGGCCCGGTGGGATCGCCGAACTCCAGAAAGCCGGATTCCACGTCGCGGCACTGGCCCTCGACGATGATTCGGTGAGCCTGCGCGAATTCGCCTCCACCGCCCCCGAACGCACAGCCGTCGTCTTCGGCACCGAAGGCGACGGGCTGAAGAGATCGACGATCGCCGCCTGCGACTCGACCGTGATGATCCCCATGAGCGGGGGAGTGGACTCCCTCAACGTCGCAGCCGCCTCGGCGGTCACCTGCTTCGCCTTGCAGGAAGGGTGA
- a CDS encoding phosphatase: MDRSTLALALEAGRITGEVATPRENNLSHIRRFLDQERQFDFGVELTRNWDYDSVFALMVERCGLRPDPDFVEGVDTISTDACIDALERLAEAVGEVTRAGGQILFATGHPAGLLPVHMAIATAAKGAGAVIDTRDHFIPVPEIGGDVRQINNVWTWHLHGGSPHTHLAEPVHALLDDIAARGGSAPDLVVADHGWAGAASSRGLRTIGYADCNDPALFVAEAQGQIEATVPLDDDVVPNLYAPLIDYVIERAGLN; the protein is encoded by the coding sequence GTGGACCGCAGCACTCTAGCCCTTGCCCTCGAAGCCGGACGGATCACCGGCGAAGTCGCCACCCCCAGGGAGAACAACCTCTCCCACATCCGCCGTTTCCTCGACCAGGAGCGACAGTTCGACTTCGGAGTCGAACTCACTCGGAACTGGGACTATGACTCGGTGTTCGCGCTCATGGTCGAACGCTGTGGTCTGCGGCCAGACCCCGACTTCGTCGAAGGCGTGGACACGATCTCCACCGACGCCTGCATCGACGCTTTGGAAAGACTCGCCGAGGCGGTCGGTGAGGTGACGCGGGCAGGCGGCCAGATCCTCTTCGCCACCGGACACCCTGCAGGACTCCTGCCTGTTCATATGGCAATTGCCACCGCGGCGAAAGGCGCCGGAGCGGTCATCGACACCCGTGATCACTTCATCCCGGTCCCGGAGATCGGCGGGGACGTCCGCCAGATCAACAACGTGTGGACCTGGCACCTGCACGGCGGCAGTCCGCACACGCACCTGGCCGAACCCGTGCATGCGCTGCTCGATGACATCGCCGCCCGCGGCGGATCCGCCCCCGACCTCGTCGTCGCCGACCACGGGTGGGCCGGAGCCGCCTCGAGCAGGGGACTGCGGACCATCGGTTACGCCGACTGCAATGATCCGGCGCTCTTCGTCGCCGAGGCGCAGGGGCAGATCGAAGCGACCGTCCCACTCGATGACGACGTCGTGCCGAACCTCTACGCCCCGCTCATCGACTACGTCATCGAACGAGCGGGACTGAACTGA
- a CDS encoding YbaK/EbsC family protein, protein MSTKERISTQFTLQPAAEAPELLAEATATALPTISGDVDVFAIDSQIADTAALLGATDLPPATSANCVLVAGSRGGEERIAACMVLASTRADVNKRVKKLLDVRKASFLPLERAVSESGMEYGGIGPIGLPENYRVLIDSRVAEADELIIGSGIRGSKLILSGSALASLPGAEVIEDLANDID, encoded by the coding sequence ATGAGCACAAAGGAACGCATCTCCACTCAGTTCACCCTGCAGCCGGCCGCAGAAGCGCCCGAGCTCCTCGCCGAAGCCACCGCGACGGCCCTGCCGACGATCTCCGGCGATGTCGACGTCTTCGCCATCGACTCGCAGATCGCAGACACAGCCGCTCTTCTCGGTGCCACGGATCTGCCCCCGGCCACCTCGGCGAACTGCGTCCTCGTCGCTGGTTCGCGGGGCGGCGAGGAGCGCATCGCCGCATGCATGGTGCTCGCGAGCACCCGCGCCGATGTCAACAAACGAGTCAAGAAGCTCCTCGATGTCCGCAAGGCCTCTTTCCTCCCGCTCGAACGCGCCGTCAGCGAATCCGGAATGGAGTACGGCGGCATCGGACCGATCGGACTTCCGGAGAACTACCGCGTGCTCATCGATTCCCGCGTCGCCGAGGCCGACGAACTCATCATCGGTTCCGGAATCCGCGGCTCCAAGCTGATTCTCTCCGGCTCCGCGCTCGCGTCTCTGCCCGGCGCCGAGGTGATCGAGGACCTGGCCAACGACATCGACTGA
- a CDS encoding type B 50S ribosomal protein L31 has protein sequence MKKDIHPEYAPIVFNDLASGTKFLTRSTAKSDKTIEWEDGNTYPVIDVEISSASHPFYTGKQRILDSAGRVEKFKDRYKGFGKR, from the coding sequence ATGAAGAAGGACATCCATCCGGAATACGCGCCGATCGTGTTCAACGATCTGGCTTCCGGCACCAAATTCCTCACCCGCTCCACCGCTAAGAGCGACAAGACCATCGAGTGGGAAGACGGCAACACCTACCCCGTGATCGACGTCGAGATCTCGTCCGCTTCGCACCCGTTCTACACGGGCAAGCAGCGCATCCTCGACTCCGCCGGCCGCGTGGAGAAGTTCAAGGACCGCTACAAGGGCTTCGGCAAGCGCTGA